One Drosophila virilis strain 15010-1051.87 chromosome 5, Dvir_AGI_RSII-ME, whole genome shotgun sequence DNA window includes the following coding sequences:
- the LOC6635884 gene encoding uncharacterized protein has product MPICKSSPATATSKKTAADISADHVTEAAQVKRTREQAYFNSYDFDAIEVLPYDEEDEDDGLPGGRHSRASSGRYSVANESNSSGSHTKFAYLHRLGAFFGQKSAADGAGATAGHNTGGAGATQELGGVALAAGPTNDNFLLPRAMLKYPYQSGNATTSMPLTTSLSMIHANGSAALESQTVASVTRPNDIKPSVVANKKRSTASNASSTHTTDSGLGTNTAATTKTALVAGAAVVATPTAAVAASGSHYSTDKSGSSGYYSSHVCSTYSLDEHIYCEPVIDILEASDKEKSKSKRPQLQLPTKVTGHEKETTAISQHLDMQDAMSTGLAADQAADKTEQIAVGNSQQQQQQQEQPHYSDKLRILETSIENLDRHLKTLPSLYAQQAPAAAACATMDIGEKLRAYNQLPTIMEGYATQRQQRQLEQLDDSLLDIDLDAFLLQPKQQQQQQQQQQQQQQPRRQRQQLLLAGIDNPSFLSDEQLEENNYKCAKYINSCPEDAYRVDNESSAHAHAKRYEDQLHFQSTRELLEDVRDKIRLLAPTPTTDIPQELEGMIQTLKDELESYLQRMNQHSELELRQLCSGLGRQQHVVRLQNALERRRSFAGELQLNAYESVRDGVLISACGRPLNVREQIMSIRCASDPNFKMKRKSITEVFPVAECYIETMTLSRSATPTTMETPTPTITPTPTPPLELKATTTTTTMVTQMQRNLTFHKPVLSVENTRSRLGNGLDKIDNTAEWHRKKPSIWEMYYGTNRLHQSLLGKQRHSGGELVISSAHPTLSYPSSRPESDFTLDLPRAEQLRLKMEKEKKFRQRCRLITTFLSLVFFLLTVMVVSLVLTRGKRMFGSMI; this is encoded by the exons ATGCCCATTTGCAAAAGTTcgccggcaacggcaacgagcAAGAAAACCGCCGCGGACATATCAGCCGATCATGTCACGGAGGCGGCCCAGGTGAAGCGTACACGGGAACAGGCCTATTTCAATTCGTACGACTTCGATGCAATCGAGGTGCTGCCCTACGACGAGGAGGACGAGGACGACGGTCTGCCCGGGGGCAGACACAGTCGCGCCAGCAGCGGACGTTATTCGGTGGCCAAcgagagcaacagcagcggcagccacaCCAAGTTCGCCTATCTGCACAGGCTGGGCGCCTTCTTTGGCCAGAAATCAGCTGCGGATGGAGCAGGTGCAACGGCGGGCCATAACACTGGAGGAGCCGGAGCTACTCAGGAGCTTGGTGGCGTTGCCCTCGCTGCTGGGCCAACAAATGATAACTTTTTGCTGCCACGCGCCATGCTGAAGTATCCATATCAGAG CGGCAATGCGACGACTTCAATGCCATTGACAACGTCGCTCTCAATGATCCACGCGAATGGCTCGGCTGCTCTTGAGAGCCAAACGGTTGCATCTGTGACCAGACCGAACGATATCAAGCCAAGTGTGGTGGCCAACAAGAAACGCTCCACGGCATCCAATGCCAGCAGCACACATACTACGGACTCCGGCCTGGGCAccaacacagcagcaacaacaaaaacagcattAGTAGCAGGGGCAGCTGTGGTAGCAACACCAACTGCGGCAGTAGCTGCAAGCGGCTCACACTATTCGACCGATAAAAGCGGCTCGTCCGGTTACTATAGCTCTCATGTGTGCTCCACATACTCGCTGGACGAGCACATCTACTGCGAACCGGTCATAGATATCCTAGAAGCCAGCGATAAAGAGAAGAGCAAGAGCAAACggccacagctgcagctgccaacGAAAGTGACGGGCCATGAGAAAGAGACGACGGCGATTAGTCAGCATTTGGACATGCAAGATGCTATGTCTACGGGCCTGGCAGCCGACCAAGCGGCGGATAAAACGGAGCAAATAGCCGTGGGcaacagccagcagcagcagcagcagcaggagcagccgcACTACAGCGACAAGCTGCGCATCCTGGAGACAAGCATTGAGAATCTGGATCGTCATTTGAAAACCTTGCCCAGCCTCTATGCGCAGCAAGCGCCAGCTGCCGCAGCATGCGCCACAATGGATATTGGCGAGAAGCTGCGCGCCTACAACCAGCTGCCCACAATTATGGAAGGCTATGCCacacagcggcaacagcggcaactggAGCAGCTGGATGACTCACTGCTCGACATCGATTTGGATGCATTTCTGCTGCaacccaagcagcagcagcagcagcaacaacagcaacagcagcaacaacagccacgccgacagcggcaacagctgctgctggcaggcATTGATAATCCGAGTTTTTTGAGCGACGAGCAGCTCGAGGAGAACAATTACAAGTGTGCCAAATACATAAACTCCTGCCCGGAGGATGCCTATCGTGTGGACAACGAATCATCGGCCCATGCCCATGCGAAACGCTATGAAGATCAGCTGCACTTTCAGAGCACACGCGAGCTGCTGGAGGATGTGCGCGACAAGATACGCCTGCTGgcgcccacgcccacaacaGACATACCGCAGGAGCTGGAGGGCATGATACAAACGCTCAAGGACGAGCTGGAGTCCTATCTGCAGCGCATGAACCAGCACAGCGAGCTGGAGCTGCGCCAGCTCTGCAGCGGTCTGGGCCGCCAGCAGCATGTGGTGCGGCTGCAGAATGCGCTTGAGCGCAGGCGCAGCTTTGCAGGTGAGCTGCAACTGAATGCCTACGAGTCGGTGCGCGACGGCGTCCTAATCTCCGCCTGCGGTCGGCCGCTAAACGTGCGCGAACAGATCATGAGCATACGCTGTGCCAGCGATCCGAACTTTAAGATGAAACGCAAATCCATCACCGAGGTGTTTCCCGTCGCCGAGTGCTATATTGAGACCATGACGTTATCGCGCAGTGCCACGCCTACAACCATGGAGACGCCCACACCGACAatcacgcccacgcccacaccaCCGCTGGAACTGaaggcaacgacaacaacaacaaccatggTCACCCAAATGCAACGCAATCTAACCTTCCACAAGCCCGTGCTCAGCGTGGAGAACACCAGATCGCGGCTGGGCAACGGTCTCGACAAGATCGACAACACAGCCGAATGGCATCGCAAAAAGCCGAGCATCTGGGAGATGTACTACGGCACCAATCGACTGCATCAATCGCTGCTGGGCAAGCAACGCCACAGCGGCGGCGAACTGGTCATCAGCAGCGCACATCCGACGCTCTCCTAT CCATCATCCAGACCCGAATCGGATTTTACGCTCGACTTGCCGCGCGCCGAGCAGCTGCGCCTCAAAATGGAAAAGGAGAAGAAGTTCCGCCAAAGATGTCGCCTCATCACCACATTTCTAAGTCTGGTATTCTTTCTACTGACCGTGATGGTTGTCAGTTTGGTTTTAACGCGCGGCAAACGCATGTTTGGCAGCATGATTTAG
- the LOC6635883 gene encoding uncharacterized protein: MEHVSQNWHLLALVLLLTLFLSHHDQSDAAAPNATSTNANTDPRRTVKKDQAPPLPPAQDTAVQQTSAESSVPEKVVVISEKSQQAAAQHEHPTGVLPEEDVHIEHSNMNDNTDFPDTYAAVFYILVGITSSAILVLVVRVYRLRLSRAERKYGVQGDRANQELTPLPMAIEDVNSDEEEDHTLFEVNRQSIRIL, encoded by the exons ATGGAGCATGTCTCACAGAATTGGCACTTATTGGCGCTGGTACTGTTACTGACGTTGTTTTTATCGCACCATGACCAAAGCGACGCAGCGGCACCGAACGCAACTAGCACAAATGCCAACACAGATCCGCGAAGGACCGTAAAAAAGGATCAGGCTCCACCACTGCCGCCGGCACAAGATACTGCCGTGCAACAGACATCGGCAGAGTCTTCAGTCCCAGAAAAGGTAGTCGTCATAAGTGAAAAATCCCAGCAGGCGGCGGCACAACATGAGCATCCAACAGGCGTGCTGCCCGAAGAGGATGTGCACATTGAGCATTCCAATATGAATGACAACACAGATTTTCCGGATACATACGCAGCTGTCTTCTATATACTGGTGGGCATTACAAGCTCGGCCATTTTGGTGCTGGTTGTACGTGTCTATCG TCTGCGCTTATCGCGTGCTGAGCGCAAATACGGCGTGCAAGGGGATCGCGCCAATCAGGAGCTGACACCACTGCCCATGGCCATTGAGGATGTGAATAGCGACGAGGAGGAGGATCACACGCTGTTCGAGGTGAATCGGCAGAGCATACGCATATTATGA